One Egicoccus sp. AB-alg6-2 genomic region harbors:
- a CDS encoding glucose-1-phosphate thymidylyltransferase: MRGLVLAGGAGSRLRPITHTSAKQLVPVANKPILFYGLEQLASAGITDVGIVVGDTRADIEAAVGDGSSFGLEVTYLPQSAPLGLAHAVLTAATWLGGDDFVMFLGDNLVEGGVAPLVERFRANRPAAQLLLKRVPDPRRFGVVEMDGAGRVRRLVEKPAEPRSDLALVGVYLFTSAVVDAARRIQPSTRGELEITDAIQRLVDDGLEVRAHELSGWWLDTGKKDDLLGANRAVLGGLAGRVEGMVDASSRLVGEVVVEAGAQVCRSTIQGPAILGPGARVVDSHVGPNISVAARGRVERSRVADSVLLEDVTVRDVVRLESSLLGREASVQGRAGHPGVHRLLLSDHSTVELADD, from the coding sequence CTGCGCGGGCTCGTCCTCGCGGGCGGCGCCGGATCCCGCCTTCGCCCGATCACCCACACCAGTGCGAAGCAGCTGGTTCCCGTGGCCAACAAGCCGATCCTGTTCTACGGGCTCGAGCAGCTCGCGTCGGCGGGCATCACCGACGTCGGCATCGTCGTCGGCGACACCCGTGCGGACATCGAAGCGGCGGTCGGGGACGGCTCGAGCTTCGGTCTGGAGGTGACCTACCTGCCGCAGTCGGCGCCGCTCGGGCTCGCCCACGCGGTGTTGACGGCCGCGACGTGGCTCGGCGGCGACGACTTCGTGATGTTCCTCGGCGACAACCTCGTCGAGGGCGGCGTGGCCCCCCTCGTCGAACGCTTCCGGGCGAACCGGCCGGCGGCGCAGCTGCTGCTCAAGCGCGTCCCCGACCCGCGCCGGTTCGGGGTGGTGGAGATGGACGGAGCCGGGCGCGTCCGGCGCCTGGTGGAGAAGCCGGCCGAGCCGCGCAGCGACCTCGCCCTCGTCGGCGTCTACCTGTTCACCTCGGCCGTCGTCGACGCCGCGCGACGCATCCAGCCGTCCACGAGGGGCGAGCTCGAGATCACCGACGCGATCCAGCGGCTGGTGGACGACGGGCTGGAGGTGCGCGCGCACGAGCTGTCGGGCTGGTGGCTCGACACGGGCAAGAAGGACGACCTGCTCGGCGCCAACCGCGCCGTGCTCGGCGGGCTGGCCGGCCGGGTCGAGGGCATGGTCGACGCCAGCTCGCGCCTGGTCGGCGAGGTCGTGGTCGAGGCCGGTGCGCAGGTGTGTCGCTCGACCATCCAGGGACCCGCCATCCTCGGACCCGGGGCACGCGTGGTGGACAGCCACGTCGGTCCCAACATCTCCGTGGCGGCGCGCGGCCGGGTCGAACGCAGCCGCGTCGCCGACTCCGTCCTGCTCGAGGACGTCACGGTGCGCGACGTCGTGCGCCTGGAGTCGTCACTGCTCGGTCGCGAGGCGAGCGTCCAGGGTCGTGCCGGACATCCCGGCGTCCACCGCCTGCTGCTCAGCGACCACAGCACCGTGGAACTCGCCGACGACTGA
- a CDS encoding type II toxin-antitoxin system PemK/MazF family toxin → MRRGDVFRLRLGRRQGHEQSGVRYGVIVQSDALMRLSTVLIAPTSTAARGASFRPEIEIDGTATRVLVEQTGAVDVSRLGDHRGHLSPEEQWGVDLALETVLDLQ, encoded by the coding sequence GTGCGCCGCGGTGACGTGTTCCGGCTTCGCCTGGGGCGTCGCCAAGGGCACGAGCAGTCTGGCGTCCGTTACGGCGTGATCGTGCAGTCGGATGCCTTGATGCGGTTGTCGACGGTGCTGATTGCGCCGACCTCGACGGCCGCACGGGGGGCTTCGTTCCGACCCGAAATCGAGATCGACGGGACCGCCACGCGCGTGCTCGTGGAGCAGACCGGCGCAGTCGACGTGAGCAGGCTCGGCGACCATCGCGGCCACCTCTCGCCCGAGGAACAGTGGGGCGTCGACCTCGCCCTCGAGACGGTCCTGGACCTCCAGTAA
- a CDS encoding CopG family transcriptional regulator, with translation MSDLISVRLDDEAQRALAELEATGLSRSEAVRRGLVAAALRLRDRQRLIDEVAELATDEADRAEAAEVAAMMEDLRAPR, from the coding sequence ATGAGTGATCTCATCTCTGTACGGCTCGATGACGAGGCACAGCGTGCCCTTGCCGAGCTGGAGGCCACCGGCCTGTCCCGCTCGGAAGCGGTCCGGCGGGGTCTGGTGGCGGCTGCCCTGCGGCTACGCGACAGGCAGCGCCTCATCGACGAGGTTGCTGAACTCGCTACGGACGAGGCCGATCGCGCGGAGGCAGCCGAGGTAGCGGCGATGATGGAGGATCTTCGTGCGCCGCGGTGA
- a CDS encoding HIRAN domain-containing protein: protein MATDPRRTEVCLLDPATLEPLRYLEENEEEKLGLARIPVAGTGHRLKEASSSEFRPGTPVQLVPEPKNRYDRNAVQVRSATSRKVAGYVPAPKPGNRNVQQAVQRLLAQGPVQAIVLESEVEQGPSGQWVSMRVAATNGRFVFVDRPWDGPALKELKKAALEVEGTRWPEARRKLRRDVTSAASPVDRHYALQALAQAAYRLRAVHPDALEDAEAACREQILLADVVGPALRQEFGSKPSHHGYKQLSIILEKQKRYAEALDVVERARSAGWDGDWDKRVERLAKKV, encoded by the coding sequence GTGGCCACCGACCCCAGACGCACCGAGGTCTGCTTACTGGACCCGGCCACACTCGAACCGCTCCGCTACCTCGAGGAGAACGAGGAAGAGAAGCTTGGTCTCGCCCGCATCCCCGTCGCCGGCACCGGCCACCGGCTGAAGGAGGCGTCGTCATCCGAGTTTCGGCCAGGCACGCCGGTGCAACTCGTGCCAGAACCGAAGAACAGGTACGACCGCAACGCCGTCCAGGTGCGCTCGGCGACGAGCCGGAAGGTCGCCGGGTATGTACCGGCGCCCAAGCCCGGGAACCGCAACGTTCAGCAGGCAGTTCAACGGCTGCTGGCTCAAGGGCCAGTGCAGGCCATCGTGCTCGAGTCGGAGGTGGAGCAGGGCCCCAGCGGCCAGTGGGTGTCGATGCGTGTCGCCGCGACGAACGGCCGGTTCGTGTTCGTCGATAGACCGTGGGACGGCCCGGCGTTGAAGGAGCTCAAGAAGGCTGCGCTGGAAGTGGAGGGGACCCGATGGCCCGAGGCGCGTCGCAAGCTGCGTCGCGACGTGACCTCCGCAGCAAGTCCCGTCGACCGCCACTACGCCCTACAGGCCCTCGCACAGGCTGCCTACCGGCTCCGCGCCGTTCACCCCGACGCGCTTGAGGATGCCGAGGCGGCCTGCCGCGAACAGATCCTGCTCGCCGATGTCGTCGGGCCTGCGCTCCGCCAGGAGTTCGGTTCGAAGCCATCGCACCACGGCTACAAGCAACTATCGATCATCCTCGAGAAGCAGAAGCGCTACGCCGAGGCGCTCGATGTCGTCGAACGTGCTCGCTCTGCAGGTTGGGACGGGGACTGGGACAAGCGCGTCGAGCGGCTGGCCAAGAAGGTCTGA